The genomic segment GGGCGCCAAGCAGGGCGGTCCGAATCCCATCGGCGGTGACGGCATTGTCCAGAACTTCGCCGGCGGCAAGGTGTTCTTCAGCCCGGCGACCGGTGCGAGCGCCCTCGAAAGCGACATCCTGGCGAAGTACGAGTCGGTCGGCGGGCCGGTCAATAGCGACCTGGGTTTCCCGACCGCCAACGAGTCCGACGGCGGCGTCAGTCCCAACAGCCGAATCGCCACCTTCTCCGGGGCCGACAAGCCGGTCATCTTCTGGACCTCTGACCACGGCGCCTTCGTCGTGCGGGGGGCCATGAAGGCCGCCTGGGACAAGCTGCGTGGTCCCACCGGAAAGCTGGGCGCGCCGGTCGGCGATCAGACCGTCGACGGCGACGTGATCTCGCAGAAGTTCACCGGCGGCAAGATCTCCTGGAACCGCGCGAAGAACACCTTCTCCACGGACCCGGCCAACCTGGCTCCGCTGCTGTCCGGCCTGCAGGTGTCGGGGCAGAACCAGCCGAGCGGTTCGGCGCTGCCTGCGCACGCCAAGAAGTGGTTCACCTGGAGCTGGTGGTACCTGTTCGCCCTGGTTCCGCTGGTGATTCTGGTGCTGCTGGCGGTGTTCGTGGCGTTGCGTTGGCGCCGGCACCGCGCCGGTCGCAACACCGCACCCTACGACCTGGAGCGCGACGTCGACGTCGGCGGCTACCAGGACACGGGCGAGCCGCACTGGGGTCCCGACTACGCCGACGGCTCGCCCGAGCACATGGCGTTCACCGACACGCACGAACCGGATCACCGCGACGACGAACACGCGCTGCTGGCCAGGTGGCCGCACTCACCAGAAACTGCCGAAATGGACGAAGACGGTGGGTATGACGAGCCGTCGCATCCCTTGACCGAGGAGGAATGGGATGAGTTAGCGGTCGACGAGCGGGATCCCGACTCGGTCGACACCGATTCCATCCCCGTCGTGTCGGCCGACGATCTATCCGACGCCGGCTACGGCGATGAGCTGCCGGAAGCCGGCTATCCGGATAGTCCCGACGTGCCCGAACGCGCGTACCCGGACGTCGTCGTGGACGACGAGTACGCCGACGCGGCCGGCCCGGAAGCCGCCTATCTGCCGGAAGCCGGCTATCTGCCGGAAGCCGGCTATCCGCCGGAAGGCGGCTATCCCGAGGCCGGTTATCCCGAACTCCTCGACGAGGACGCCGCTTACCCGGAGGCGGGCTACCCGCGCGCCGACGAGGAAGAGGCCCGCTACCCCGATGTCGCCGTCCCGCACACCCCGCCGGATCTTGCCGGCGCCGGCGGTGCCGCGTCCGGTGCTGCCGCCGCCGGTGGGGCAGCGGCGGGTGGGCCCGCAGCGAGTCTTGCGGCCGCGCTCGGTGCTGCGTCCGGCGTCGCGCCGAGAGCGGCGGGGCGGCACGCAGCCGCGGATGCCGACGACGAGGCGGACCTGGTGCCGGTCGCGGCGATCGGGGCATTAAGTCCGGCCGGGCGCCCCACGATCCACCTGCCCTTGGAAGACCCGTATCAGATACCCGACGGCTACCCGATCAAGGCGAGTGCGCGCTTTGGCCTGTACTACACGCCGGACAGCGACCTCTACCACGACACGCTCGCCGAGATCTGGCTGTCCAGCGAGGAAGCCGCACTGCTCAACGGCTTTACGAAAGCCGACTGACGCCGTAGCTACCGGCGCCTATACCTTGCGGATCACCGTCACGACCTTGCCGAGCACGGTCGCCTCATTACCGGGTATGGGATCGAACGCCGGGTTGTGCGGCATCAGCCACACCTGACCGCCCGCGCGCTTGAACGTCTTGACGGTTGCCTCACCGTCGAGCATGGCGGCGACGATGTCGCCGTTGTCGGCGACATTCTGCTGCCGCACCACCACCCAGTCGCCGTCGCAGATCGCGGCTTCGACCATGGAGTCGCCGACCACCTTGAGTAAGAACAGCGTGCCCTCGCCGACCAGCTCGCGGGGGAGCGGGAAGACGTCCTCGACGGCTTCCTCGGCCAGGATCGGTCCACCGGCCGCGATGCGCCCGAGCACGGGGACGAACGCGGGTTCCGGCAACGCGTCGGACCCGGCGACCTCGGTGGCCGGCGCGGATGCCACCGCCTCGTCGGCGCCGCGGACATCGACGGCCCGGGGGCGGTTCGGGTCCCGGCGCAGATATCCCTTGCGTTCGAGGGTGCGCAGTTGGTGGGCCACCGAAGAGGTAGACGTCAGGCCGACCGCGTCACCGATCTCCCTGATGCTCGGCGGGTAGCCACGGGTGGTCACCGACTCCCGGATAACATTCAAGATGGTGCGTTGCCGCTGGGTAAGCGATGAATCCACGGGATGCAGGCGGCCGTCTGGACCGGCCGCCGAGGTGTCGTTGCTGTCGCTCATGGCACTGAATGTAGCCCCCTTGAACCCAAGAATCAAACATGTGTTCGACTGGCGTGTCATGGCCATTCACATGGTGGCTAAAGTCCCTAGAACGGCTGAATCACACGTGTGTAACTTTTGCGTACACCGGGTATCTGTGCTCCATGGCAGGGATAGCGACCGGCAGCAGTTGTCGGTGGCGTGGTCTAGCGTTTTGCTCGTGCGACACGCTTCGCTCAAATGTTCGGATTTCGAACACACGAGCGATAGTGTCGAACACACGAGCGAGGATTTAGACGACCGGAGGAACGCACCATGACGCTTATGCACACAGTCTCACCGCGGACCAGCAACATGCGGCGCCCCAGCGATGGGCTGGTCGCACGGCCTCGCTATGACGTCGCACGGCTTCGCTACGAGCAGGAGCGCGTGCTGCGGTCGCGTCGGTCCGTGCCGGCGCGGCCGGCCGGAGCGCCGATGCGCTACCGCGGTACCGGCGTGTCGATGTCGCAAGCACCGCATCGCCGCCGCCCGGTCACGCTGGGGACGACGGTCGGTCTGGCCCTGATGGCCGGAGTTATCACGCTCTGGCTGGGGCTCATCGCGAATCTCGGTCAGATCGCCAACGGCGACTCCGGCGCCGCGGCCGCTCCCGTTCCGGACCGGCTGTCGGTCGTGCAGGTCGAGCCGGGCGAATCACTTCAGGATGTGGCGCACCGGGTCGCGCCGGAAGCGCCGGCCCGCCAGGTCGCCGACCGCATCCGCGAACTCAACAACCTGAGCTCTCCGGCGCTGGCCGCCGGTCAGACGCTGATCGCGCCGGTCGGCTGACCGCAGCCGCATATCGCGAAAGCCCCTGTACGCCAAGGCTCCTCGGCCCTCCCGTCGGTGATCGCGGGTGCGTTGTGGCTACGTTGGCCCGCCGGGGGGAGCGCACGGGTACGCTCGGAGTGTTCTTCCGAGACGCCGGCCCAGCGAAGGAGCGGTCATGCATTGCCCGTTCTGCCGCCATCCCGACTCCCGGGTGATCGACTCCCGGGAAACCGATGAAGGCCAAGCCATTCGGCGCCGCCGGTCCTGCCCGGAATGCGGGCGACGGTTCACCACCGTAGAAACCGCGGTCCTGGCCGTCGTCAAACGCAGCGGTGTCACCGAGCCGTTCAGTCGCGAAAAGGTCATCAAAGGCGTGCGCCGCGCCTGCCAGGGCCGCCAGGTGGACGAGGACGCGCTGAATCTGCTCGCCCAGCAGGTCGAAGACACGGTGCGTGCCGCCGGCTCGCCGGAGATTCCCAGTCACGAAGTCGGCTTGGCGATCCTCGGCCCGTTGCGTGACCTGGACGAGGTGGCCTATCTGCGCTTCGCCTCGGTATACCGGTCCTTTTCGTCGGCCGACGATTTTGAGCGCGAGATCGCCGCGCTTCGCAAGCACCGCAAAGTATCGACACCGAGCTGACCCCGATGTCCCCGGACGTGCATCCCGATCTCGAGGCGCTCGCGCCGCTGCTCGGCACCTGGGCCGGCCGCGGTTCGGGCGAGTATCCGACGATCCAGCCCTTCGAGTATCTCGAGGAAATCGTGTTTTCCCATGTGGGCAAACCGTTTCTGGCCTACGCGCAAAAGACCAAAGGTACCGCCGACGGGAAGCCGATGCATGCCGAGACCGGCTACCTTCGGGTGCCGCAGCCCGGTCACGTCGAGATGGTGCTGGCCCACCCCAGCGGTGTGACCGAAATCGAGGTCGGGACCTACCGGGTGACCGGCGGCGTCATCGAAATCGAATTGGCCACCACGTCGGTTGGTTTGACCCCGACCGCCAAAGAGGTTTCCGCGCTCGGTCGAACCTTGCGGATCGACGGCGACCAGCTTTCCTACTCGGTGCGGATGGGTGCGGTCGGCCAACCCTTGCAGCATCATCTGTCTGCGCAGCTGCAGCGCAGGTGCTGAATCTCAATCAAGTTGTGTCACACCGTCGTTGACGACGCGGCCGGCGACCCGGGTCCAGCCCTCGGGACTCCACCCGGTTTCCAGCATCGATCCCTTGCCCTGGATGATGCTCAGGTCGCGGCAGAGATGGTCGGTGATCCGCATGGCTGCCGAGCCGGTCGCTTCGTCTTCTGGCACACCGAGATTCGCGACGAACATCCGGGAACGCAGTGTCCCGGCGGATTGATCGATCCAGGCCCACAGGTAGTGCGCGGTGTCGTCGGAAAACTCGCTGGGGTTGGCCGCGAGAACCTGGTCAACGGACTCGAATTCGTGAAAGAGCAACCCCGGGCCCCATTCCGGGCGGGCGTGCACACCCACCAGGTCACCCTCGTAGTGCACCTGCACGATGCCGGCCGGCACCGCGAGCGCGTTGACCGGCATACCGTTCGCGCGCAGCCACCACGACGCTCCGACGGACGGGTGCCCAGCGAACGGAATCTCGGTGCGTGGCGTATAGATCGTGGCATGCGCCGTGGTTGCTCTGGCTGCCGGTAGATCGATGAATACCGTTTCGCTGTAACCCAATCGGGTGGCCAGCTGCTGGCGATCGGGGGCCGGGACCTGACTGGCGTCGACGACGCCCAACGGATTACCGAAGTTGCCGTCCCGGTCGGTGAAGACGCGCAACACCGTCACGTCGATGCCCATGGCCCGACTGTACGGGCCGGGTCAACCGAATTGTCTAAGTCGCGCTGCGCTCATCGGAACCCATCGCGTTGAGCACGGCGACGCGGGTGTCGGCCGAACCCGTGACCGCGGCTTCGGCCCTGCCGGTGCGCAGCAGTTCGCGTAACGCGGCTTGGTCGTATTCGGCGGGCGCCGTGGTGTCGATGAACCGCTGCACGACGTCGATGAAACGGGCCGGGTCTTCGTGGAACGGGAAGTGGCCGGAGCCCTGGAAGATCTCCAGGCGCGAGCCGGGCATCGCGGCGTGTGCCATCCAGGCATGGCGGACGGGGACCACCACATCCTTGGTGCCCCAGACGATCTGCACGGGGATGGCCTCGGTCAAATAACATCGGTCCAGGAACGTGACGATCTGCCCGCGCCAGTCCACCACGGCCCGCAGTGTCCGGCTGAAGGCGGACGAGGCCGTCGGTTCCGGCAAGTCGTCCAGGATGCGTAACACGTTCGGGAGATCGCGGCCCAGGCCGGTCGATCCGATTGCCAGGCCCGCGAGCCGCCCCGCCACCTGGACTGCCGGTAACACCAGGGGCAGCCGCAGCAGCGCCAGGGCCTCCGTCCCGATCGGCAGCGAGGCCAGCCGGAAGGCGACGTTGACGTCCTTGGTGACACCGCCCGCGGCGACCAGGATGAGCCGCTCGACCAAATGTGGGAACTGGTAAGCGAATTGCATCGCCACCCCGCCGCCGAGGGAGTGACCGACGATCGTCACGCGTTCGATATCGAGCACGGACAGCAGGTCGCGCATTCCGTTGGCGTAGCCGGCCACCGAGTAGTCCGCGCGGGGTTTGTCGGATTGCCCGTGCCCCAGCAGATCGGGGGCGATCACCGTGAAGCGCTGAGCGAGCTTGGCCTGCACGGTATTCCACGTCGTGGAATTGTCACCGATGCCGTGAATCAACAGAATTGCCGGCCCGGAGCCGGCGATACGGAATGCACGCTTGTAACCGTGGATGGTGCGGAATTCGAGTCTGGGAGTCGTGACTTCGCGCACTGGACGAAGATTGCTCTTGCGCTTCCGCTCAGTCATCTCGCCCACCCTTGTTGTCGCGCCCCTGGGGGCGGTTAAGCCGGGTCGTCGTCGTCGCGCTTCTTCTCCGCCTGTTGGGCTAGGAATCGCTCGAACTCGGCACCAAGTTCGTCGCCGCTGGGAAGGTCCTCGTCGCGCGTTAGTAACGACCTGTTTTCCTGAGCGTCGATGAACGCATCGTACTGGCGCTCGAGTGCGGCCACCACTTGAGCGACCTCGGCGCTCGCCTCGACCTGCTCGTCGATCTTGCCCCGGATCTCGGCCGCTGCCTCGGTCAGCGCCGACAGCGGGAGGTCCAGCGACCCGGTCTTGGCGACCTGCTCGAGCAGCGCTTGGGCGGCGGCGGGGTAGTCGGTCTGCGTCAGGTAGTGCGGAACGTGGACCGTGAAACCGACCACCTCATGCCCGTGCTGCGCCAACCGGTATTCCAGCAGGTTCGAGGCGCTGCCTGGGACCTGGATCTCCGAGATCCACGGCTGGAAATCGGTGATCAACTCGCGGTTGTTGGAGTGGGCGGTCAGCGTGATGGGCCGGGTATGCGGGACCGCCATCGGGACGGTGCCCAGGCCGATGGTCTGCCGCACGCCCAGCCGTTCGGCCAGCAGCCGCACCGCGGTGATGAAGCGCTCCCATTTGAGGTCCGGTTCCATCCCGGCGAGCAGCAGAAACGGCGTGCCGACGCTGTCACGCAGGGCGTACAGGCTTAGCTCCGGGTCGTCGTAGTTGGTGAAATGGTCGGTCTTGAAGGTCATCAGCGGACGGCGCGAGCGGTAGTCCAGCAGTTCGTCGATCGCGAAGGATGCGACCAGCTCGGTGTCCAGGGCCTCCTTCAGGTGGGTAGCGGCCAGCCGGATCGCGTGACCGGCGTCCGAGAAGCCCTCCAAAGCGTGTACCAGCACCGGGCCGCGACCGTCCGACGTCACCAACTGAGGCGCCGGGAACTCCAGCTCATACATGCCGGGTTGCCCTGGCTGGTAGTAGAGATCGTCGTCGTTCCGCTCGTTAGACATCGTGCCTCCTCCCGGGGGTTGCTCCAGGGTGCCCTAACCAGTGTCGCCCGAATCAACAGGCACCCTTAATCGAAACGGGATGACGCTTGAACGTAATCCGGATGGAACAATTCCGCCCGGATCGGTGTCTTTCAGCAAATCTACAACCGCGGCGCCAAGCGTCGAATTCCGCTTCCAACCCTCTGGTCGGGCATGATGGGCATCGATGCGCGTCCGGATGTTGCTGCTATGCCCACTGGTCGGCCTGGCGTCGTGCGGGCGCCCGGTGCTGCATGTGTCGTTGCCCACCACCAGTCAGGCACCGAAACCGACCAAGACGGTACAGCGACTCAGCCAGCCCGAGCCGGGCGCGGTTGCGGCCCCCGTGGATCCCGACCGGCGCGTGGGAGCGATCTTCCTGGACGGCAGCGCCCAGCACGTGTGCACGGGCTCGGTGCTGCATTCCGCGGCCGGCAACCTGGTGCTGACCGCCGCGCACTGCCTGGCCGGGGCTACCCAGATCACCTTCGTCCCCGGTCTGTCCGGGGATGCGGTACCGCCCGATCTCTGGACGGCCGACAACGTCTACCTGGATCCACGCTGGGTTGCTAGCAAGGACCCGCACGCCGACTACGCGATCGCACGGGTCAACAGCGACCATGGTGGTTCGGTGGAGGCGCGGGCCGGCTTGGCGCTGACCCTGGGCACCGCCCCGCCGCCCAGTAGCCGCGTCACCGTGGTGGGCTATCCCTCCGGCGTGGGCGGCTCGCCGATCGGCTGTCAGGGCAGCACGGCGGTCACCGACGGTGGATATCCCTCATTGGTGTGTCAGGGACTCGTCGGCGGCACCAGCGGCGCACCCTGGGTCAGCGGCACGACGGTCGTCGGGCTGATCGGTGGACTCGAACGCGGGGGATGCGCCGAGAACGTGTCCTACTCCGCGCCCTTCGACGATCACATCGCCCAGCTTCTGACCCGCGCGGAAGCCGGCGGCCCGGGTGATCCGATCCCGGTCGACTTGGACGACACCTGCTAGTCAGCGGCGGAACTGGTTGAGCGCGCGCACCTTGTTCATCACGTCCAGCGCCGCCACCTTGTACGCCTCGGAGAACGTCGGGTAGTTGAACACCGCGTCGACCAGGTATTCGACGGTGCCCCCGCACCCCATCACGGCCTGACCGATATGCACCATCTCGGTCGCGCTGGTGCCGAAGATGTGCACCCCGAGCAACTTGAGGTCTTCGGTGGACACCAGGAGCTTGAGCATGCCGTAGGAGTCGCCGGCGATCTGGCCGCGGGCCAGCTCCCGGTAGCGGGCCATGCCCACCTCGTAGGGGATCGCGTCCTTGGTCAGTTCCACCTCGGTGGCGCCGACGTAGGAGACCTCCGGAATCGAGTAGATGCCGATCGGCTGCAGATCGGTGATGCCGTCGCACGCTTCCCCGAATGCGTGGTAGGCGGCCAGGCGGCCCTGCTCCATCGAGGTCGCGGCCAGGGCCGGGAAGCCGATGACGTCGCCGACGGCGTAGATGTGGGGCACCTTGGTCTGGAAGAAGTCGTCGACGAAGATCCGGCCGCGGTTGTCGGCCTCGAGCTCCGCGTTGTGCAGATCGAGGTGGTCGGTCTGCCCCTGCCGCCCGGCGGAATACATCACCGTCTCGGCGGGAATCTGCTTGCCACTGGCCAGCGTGGTGACGGTGCCGGCCGAGCCGACGTCGACCGCGGTCACTTCCTCACCGAACCGGAACGTCACCGCCAGGTCGCGCAGGTGGAACTTCAGCGCCTCGATGACCTCGGGATCGCAGAAGTCCAACATGTCGCCGCGCTTTTCGACGACGGTGACCTTGGTGCCCAGCGCGGCGAACATCGACGCGTACTCGATACCGATCACCCCGGCGCCGACCACCACCATCGAGGTGGGCAGCGTCTTGAGATCGAGGATCCCGTCGGAGTCGAGTACGCGGTCTTCGTCGAACTCGACGCCGGACGGGCGGGCCGGCCGGGTTCCGGTCGCGATCACGATGTATTTACCACTGATGGTTAGCTTTTCGCGCCGGGACGGGTCTTCGACCTCGACGGTGTGCGGGTCGATGAATCGTCCGTGCCCGATCAGCAGGTCGATCCGGTTGCGCATCAGTTGATTACGGACGACGTCGACTTCCTTGCCGATCACGTGCTGGGTGCGGGCCAGCAGGTCGGCCGGAGTGATCTTTTCCTTCACGCGGTAGCTTGCGCCGTAGAGTTCGCGCTGGCTCATGCCGGTGAGGTAGAGCACCGCTTCGCGCAACGTCTTTGACGGGATCGTGCCGGTTTGCACGCACACGCCACCCAGCATCTGGCCGCGTTCGATGATCGCCACCGATTTGCCGAGTTTGGCCGAGGCGATGGCGGCCTTCTGGCCACCCGGCCCCGAGCCGATCACGACCATGTCGTATTCCTGCATCGATCCCATGAGATAGACGATAGAGCCCACAGTCGAGACTTTCTCCACAGACGATGGCTCAATTGCGTTGCGCGAGCGCGGTCTGACGGTGGCGGTCAGCAGCGTTGGGCCTCATGACACGGCATACACCCGATTTTGAACTGAACCGCCCCGGCGCACTGATCGCCGCGCTACCGGCCGTTCTCGGCTTCGTTCCAGAGAATTCATTGGTCTTGGTGTCGTTGGAACGCGGCGAGCTCGGCGCCGTGCTGCGCGTCGACCTCTCCGACGAGCTCGTCGGCCGGATCGGGCATCTGGCCGAGGTCACCGCCGCGGCGTCGCCCGAGGCGGTGATCGCAGTGATCGTCAACGACGAGGGCGCCGGCTGCCCGCAATGCAACGAGGAGTACCGGCAGCTGTGTGCGATGCTCGCAGAAGTGTTGTCGGAGAACAACATTGACCTGTTGGCGGCGCATGTGGTGGATCGGGTGGCCCGTGGCGGGCGCTGGCATTGCGTGGACGAGTGCGGCGCGAGCGGCGCGGTCGAGGATCCGTCCGCGTCACCCCTGGCCGCTGCCGCCGTGCTG from the Mycobacterium lentiflavum genome contains:
- a CDS encoding LGFP repeat-containing protein, coding for MRRLAGRALVSVATTALAIVLLAPTVSASPIGDAEAAIMAEWSKAGGDTSPLGPRKGDVYPVADGFACDFDGGKFFFTTATGAKFIYGPILEKYDMLGGAAGGDLGFPTINEVPGLAGPDSRVATFSASDKPVIYWTPDHGAFVVRGALNAAWDKLGSSGGVLGAPVGDETYDGEVSSQKFSGGQISWNRKTKEFTTEPANLAEQLKGLQVAIDPTAAINMAWRAAGGVNGPLGAKQGGPNPIGGDGIVQNFAGGKVFFSPATGASALESDILAKYESVGGPVNSDLGFPTANESDGGVSPNSRIATFSGADKPVIFWTSDHGAFVVRGAMKAAWDKLRGPTGKLGAPVGDQTVDGDVISQKFTGGKISWNRAKNTFSTDPANLAPLLSGLQVSGQNQPSGSALPAHAKKWFTWSWWYLFALVPLVILVLLAVFVALRWRRHRAGRNTAPYDLERDVDVGGYQDTGEPHWGPDYADGSPEHMAFTDTHEPDHRDDEHALLARWPHSPETAEMDEDGGYDEPSHPLTEEEWDELAVDERDPDSVDTDSIPVVSADDLSDAGYGDELPEAGYPDSPDVPERAYPDVVVDDEYADAAGPEAAYLPEAGYLPEAGYPPEGGYPEAGYPELLDEDAAYPEAGYPRADEEEARYPDVAVPHTPPDLAGAGGAASGAAAAGGAAAGGPAASLAAALGAASGVAPRAAGRHAAADADDEADLVPVAAIGALSPAGRPTIHLPLEDPYQIPDGYPIKASARFGLYYTPDSDLYHDTLAEIWLSSEEAALLNGFTKAD
- the lexA gene encoding transcriptional repressor LexA, with product MSDSNDTSAAGPDGRLHPVDSSLTQRQRTILNVIRESVTTRGYPPSIREIGDAVGLTSTSSVAHQLRTLERKGYLRRDPNRPRAVDVRGADEAVASAPATEVAGSDALPEPAFVPVLGRIAAGGPILAEEAVEDVFPLPRELVGEGTLFLLKVVGDSMVEAAICDGDWVVVRQQNVADNGDIVAAMLDGEATVKTFKRAGGQVWLMPHNPAFDPIPGNEATVLGKVVTVIRKV
- a CDS encoding LysM peptidoglycan-binding domain-containing protein, which translates into the protein MTLMHTVSPRTSNMRRPSDGLVARPRYDVARLRYEQERVLRSRRSVPARPAGAPMRYRGTGVSMSQAPHRRRPVTLGTTVGLALMAGVITLWLGLIANLGQIANGDSGAAAAPVPDRLSVVQVEPGESLQDVAHRVAPEAPARQVADRIRELNNLSSPALAAGQTLIAPVG
- the nrdR gene encoding transcriptional regulator NrdR codes for the protein MHCPFCRHPDSRVIDSRETDEGQAIRRRRSCPECGRRFTTVETAVLAVVKRSGVTEPFSREKVIKGVRRACQGRQVDEDALNLLAQQVEDTVRAAGSPEIPSHEVGLAILGPLRDLDEVAYLRFASVYRSFSSADDFEREIAALRKHRKVSTPS
- a CDS encoding peroxynitrite isomerase, producing MSPDVHPDLEALAPLLGTWAGRGSGEYPTIQPFEYLEEIVFSHVGKPFLAYAQKTKGTADGKPMHAETGYLRVPQPGHVEMVLAHPSGVTEIEVGTYRVTGGVIEIELATTSVGLTPTAKEVSALGRTLRIDGDQLSYSVRMGAVGQPLQHHLSAQLQRRC
- a CDS encoding PhzF family phenazine biosynthesis protein codes for the protein MGIDVTVLRVFTDRDGNFGNPLGVVDASQVPAPDRQQLATRLGYSETVFIDLPAARATTAHATIYTPRTEIPFAGHPSVGASWWLRANGMPVNALAVPAGIVQVHYEGDLVGVHARPEWGPGLLFHEFESVDQVLAANPSEFSDDTAHYLWAWIDQSAGTLRSRMFVANLGVPEDEATGSAAMRITDHLCRDLSIIQGKGSMLETGWSPEGWTRVAGRVVNDGVTQLD
- a CDS encoding alpha/beta fold hydrolase; translated protein: MTERKRKSNLRPVREVTTPRLEFRTIHGYKRAFRIAGSGPAILLIHGIGDNSTTWNTVQAKLAQRFTVIAPDLLGHGQSDKPRADYSVAGYANGMRDLLSVLDIERVTIVGHSLGGGVAMQFAYQFPHLVERLILVAAGGVTKDVNVAFRLASLPIGTEALALLRLPLVLPAVQVAGRLAGLAIGSTGLGRDLPNVLRILDDLPEPTASSAFSRTLRAVVDWRGQIVTFLDRCYLTEAIPVQIVWGTKDVVVPVRHAWMAHAAMPGSRLEIFQGSGHFPFHEDPARFIDVVQRFIDTTAPAEYDQAALRELLRTGRAEAAVTGSADTRVAVLNAMGSDERSAT
- a CDS encoding proteasome assembly chaperone family protein, with translation MSNERNDDDLYYQPGQPGMYELEFPAPQLVTSDGRGPVLVHALEGFSDAGHAIRLAATHLKEALDTELVASFAIDELLDYRSRRPLMTFKTDHFTNYDDPELSLYALRDSVGTPFLLLAGMEPDLKWERFITAVRLLAERLGVRQTIGLGTVPMAVPHTRPITLTAHSNNRELITDFQPWISEIQVPGSASNLLEYRLAQHGHEVVGFTVHVPHYLTQTDYPAAAQALLEQVAKTGSLDLPLSALTEAAAEIRGKIDEQVEASAEVAQVVAALERQYDAFIDAQENRSLLTRDEDLPSGDELGAEFERFLAQQAEKKRDDDDPA
- a CDS encoding trypsin-like serine peptidase — encoded protein: MRVRMLLLCPLVGLASCGRPVLHVSLPTTSQAPKPTKTVQRLSQPEPGAVAAPVDPDRRVGAIFLDGSAQHVCTGSVLHSAAGNLVLTAAHCLAGATQITFVPGLSGDAVPPDLWTADNVYLDPRWVASKDPHADYAIARVNSDHGGSVEARAGLALTLGTAPPPSSRVTVVGYPSGVGGSPIGCQGSTAVTDGGYPSLVCQGLVGGTSGAPWVSGTTVVGLIGGLERGGCAENVSYSAPFDDHIAQLLTRAEAGGPGDPIPVDLDDTC
- the sthA gene encoding Si-specific NAD(P)(+) transhydrogenase, giving the protein MQEYDMVVIGSGPGGQKAAIASAKLGKSVAIIERGQMLGGVCVQTGTIPSKTLREAVLYLTGMSQRELYGASYRVKEKITPADLLARTQHVIGKEVDVVRNQLMRNRIDLLIGHGRFIDPHTVEVEDPSRREKLTISGKYIVIATGTRPARPSGVEFDEDRVLDSDGILDLKTLPTSMVVVGAGVIGIEYASMFAALGTKVTVVEKRGDMLDFCDPEVIEALKFHLRDLAVTFRFGEEVTAVDVGSAGTVTTLASGKQIPAETVMYSAGRQGQTDHLDLHNAELEADNRGRIFVDDFFQTKVPHIYAVGDVIGFPALAATSMEQGRLAAYHAFGEACDGITDLQPIGIYSIPEVSYVGATEVELTKDAIPYEVGMARYRELARGQIAGDSYGMLKLLVSTEDLKLLGVHIFGTSATEMVHIGQAVMGCGGTVEYLVDAVFNYPTFSEAYKVAALDVMNKVRALNQFRR